Proteins encoded within one genomic window of Tidjanibacter massiliensis:
- the gap gene encoding type I glyceraldehyde-3-phosphate dehydrogenase → MSQIKIGINGFGRIGRLVFRAAVKQGGVEVVGINDLISVDYMAYMLRYDTVHGHFDGTVEVKDGNLVVNGKTIRVTAEKDPANLRWNEIGAEYVVESTGLFLTKELAGAHIKAGAKRVVMSAPSKDDTPMFVMGVNNDTYAGQEIVSNASCTTNCLAPLAKVIHDKFGIIEGLMTTVHATTATQKTVDGPSAKDWRGGRAAAGNIIPSSTGAAKAVGKVIPALNGKLTGMSFRVPTLDVSVVDLTVRLEKAATYDEIKAEVKRASENELKGILGYTEDAVVSSDFIGDARTSIFDADAGIALNGNFMKLVSWYDNEWGYSNKVVELIKYMATK, encoded by the coding sequence ATGTCACAAATTAAAATCGGCATCAACGGTTTCGGGCGCATCGGCCGCCTCGTTTTCCGTGCCGCCGTCAAGCAGGGCGGCGTAGAGGTGGTAGGCATCAACGACCTCATTTCGGTTGATTACATGGCTTACATGCTCCGTTACGACACCGTTCACGGCCATTTTGACGGCACCGTGGAGGTAAAGGACGGCAACCTCGTCGTAAACGGCAAAACCATACGCGTTACGGCAGAGAAAGACCCGGCGAATCTCCGGTGGAACGAAATAGGTGCGGAATACGTGGTCGAATCGACCGGCCTTTTCCTGACCAAGGAACTCGCCGGCGCACACATCAAGGCGGGTGCGAAACGCGTCGTGATGTCGGCCCCCTCGAAGGACGACACCCCCATGTTCGTCATGGGCGTCAACAACGACACCTATGCCGGACAGGAAATCGTCTCCAATGCCTCCTGCACCACCAACTGCCTCGCTCCGCTGGCCAAGGTGATACACGACAAGTTCGGCATCATCGAGGGTCTCATGACCACCGTACACGCCACGACCGCTACGCAGAAGACCGTAGACGGCCCGTCGGCCAAGGACTGGAGAGGCGGCCGTGCCGCTGCCGGCAACATCATCCCCTCCTCGACAGGGGCAGCCAAAGCAGTAGGCAAGGTGATACCGGCGCTCAACGGCAAGCTTACCGGCATGTCGTTCCGTGTTCCCACCCTCGACGTTTCGGTAGTAGACCTCACCGTACGGCTCGAAAAGGCAGCCACCTATGACGAAATCAAAGCCGAAGTGAAACGCGCTTCCGAGAACGAACTCAAAGGCATCCTCGGCTATACCGAAGATGCGGTCGTATCGTCGGATTTCATCGGCGATGCGCGCACCTCCATCTTCGACGCCGATGCAGGTATCGCCCTCAACGGCAACTTCATGAAGCTCGTGAGCTGGTACGACAACGAATGGGGTTACTCCAACAAGGTCGTAGAGCTCATCAAATACATGGCTACGAAGTAA